One window of the Candidatus Palauibacter soopunensis genome contains the following:
- a CDS encoding creatininase family protein — MFSQAPPRTPPSRRTRQLAVWVLFALAVGGGTPAVGQDLDAPRPIDRLETVWIEEMTWMEVRDALAEGMTTAIIGTGGIEQNGPYLASGKHNFVLQATAEAIARELGDALVAPVIKLVPEGSIDPPSGHMRYHATISVRQETFEAMLTDVLGSLAAHGFENLVLIGDSGGNVSGMENVAAALNRAWADRPARVHFIPEYYTEDIYSCDYLKEELGIFQQPDECVATRNEYHDDYHYSSIMATVDPSTIRADQRLEAGLFSINGVDLSPLASTVANGRRLVDYRAEITARAIRRAIAEND; from the coding sequence GTGTTCAGCCAAGCCCCGCCTCGCACGCCGCCCTCGCGCCGCACCCGCCAACTCGCCGTGTGGGTGCTGTTCGCCCTCGCCGTTGGCGGCGGGACTCCGGCCGTCGGCCAGGATCTCGACGCTCCACGCCCGATCGACCGGCTCGAGACCGTGTGGATCGAGGAGATGACGTGGATGGAGGTGCGCGACGCCCTCGCCGAGGGGATGACGACGGCCATCATCGGCACCGGAGGCATCGAGCAGAACGGCCCGTACCTGGCGAGCGGCAAGCACAACTTCGTGCTGCAGGCCACGGCGGAGGCGATCGCGCGCGAACTCGGTGACGCGCTCGTCGCCCCCGTCATCAAGCTGGTCCCGGAGGGGAGCATCGATCCCCCGAGCGGACACATGCGCTACCACGCCACGATCAGCGTCCGGCAGGAGACGTTCGAGGCCATGCTCACGGATGTCTTGGGCAGCCTCGCCGCGCACGGGTTCGAGAACCTCGTCCTCATCGGAGACAGTGGCGGAAACGTGAGCGGGATGGAGAACGTGGCCGCCGCCCTCAACCGCGCCTGGGCGGACCGGCCGGCCCGCGTCCATTTCATCCCGGAGTACTATACGGAAGACATCTATAGCTGCGACTATCTGAAGGAAGAACTGGGAATATTCCAGCAGCCGGACGAGTGCGTGGCGACCCGCAATGAGTACCACGACGACTATCACTACTCGTCCATAATGGCGACCGTCGATCCGAGCACGATCCGGGCGGATCAGCGGCTCGAGGCCGGCCTCTTCTCCATCAACGGCGTCGACCTCTCGCCCCTGGCGTCGACGGTGGCGAACGGGCGGCGCCTCGTCGACTATCGCGCCGAGATCACCGCCCGCGCCATCCGCCGGGCCATCGCCGAAAACGACTGA
- a CDS encoding amidase family protein, whose translation MRSVPNVHTRAQGAEFRPGRVRSGRFLPASVVLAAVLVACGGPASEAEPFDVVEATIPEMQAAMESGRVTSRQIVMEHLARIARYEWQLNAAVSVNPNALAEAEALDAERAAGSVRGPLHGIPVALKDNIHTTHIPTTGGSLAFEGYFPPYEATLTTNLREAGAIIIAKAGLTEFANFMAGPPNQMPGNYNALTGYGLNPYDPRRDPREGRNDGRPALTTGGSSSGIGTAASFWSANVGTDTGGSIISPSNANMLVGIRPTIARVSRWGVAPVTLDHDMAGPMARTVTDAAIMLGAMEGAAPDPNDAATARCEAAAGRDYTPFLNAGGLEGARIGIPRAFYYEPVEVGGETIGGLRGEAAALMAEAIAILEAAGAVVVDPAEIPSFVDPDPDANFNTWPLCIGGHQAKGSDEGCSVNFKYGMKRDFDAWLASLGPSAPVGTLTELREWNLAHRAAGSMKYEQSRYDISDEMDVETDRARNAADMAKDSLLSQERGIDAVLEEYDLDAIFTPGSRGAALAARAQYPHIVVPFGFVPNAPTPAFPEGFDARPAPFGIGFTGAACSEPRLIELAYAFEQASLRRVPPQSFP comes from the coding sequence ATGAGGTCAGTTCCAAACGTCCACACCCGCGCCCAGGGGGCCGAATTCCGGCCGGGGCGCGTCCGGTCGGGACGCTTCCTGCCGGCGAGCGTCGTGCTGGCCGCCGTTCTGGTGGCATGCGGCGGCCCGGCGTCCGAGGCGGAGCCGTTCGACGTGGTGGAGGCGACGATCCCGGAGATGCAGGCCGCGATGGAGAGCGGGCGGGTCACGTCGCGACAGATCGTCATGGAGCACCTGGCGCGGATCGCCCGCTACGAGTGGCAACTCAACGCGGCGGTCTCGGTCAATCCGAATGCCCTCGCGGAGGCCGAGGCGCTCGACGCGGAGCGGGCGGCGGGCAGCGTGCGCGGGCCGCTGCACGGCATCCCCGTCGCGCTCAAGGACAACATTCACACGACGCACATCCCGACGACGGGCGGGTCGCTTGCCTTCGAAGGCTATTTCCCGCCGTACGAGGCGACGCTGACGACGAACCTGCGGGAGGCGGGCGCCATCATCATCGCGAAAGCCGGGCTCACGGAGTTCGCGAACTTCATGGCCGGGCCACCGAACCAGATGCCGGGCAACTACAACGCCCTCACGGGTTACGGCCTCAACCCCTACGATCCGCGCCGCGACCCGCGCGAAGGCCGCAACGACGGGCGTCCGGCGCTCACCACGGGCGGCTCCAGTTCGGGGATCGGAACGGCGGCGAGCTTCTGGTCCGCGAACGTGGGGACGGACACGGGCGGGTCGATCATCAGTCCTTCGAACGCGAACATGCTCGTCGGCATCCGGCCGACCATCGCGCGCGTCAGCCGCTGGGGCGTGGCGCCGGTGACGCTGGACCACGACATGGCGGGGCCGATGGCCCGCACGGTGACCGACGCGGCGATCATGCTCGGGGCGATGGAGGGGGCCGCGCCCGACCCGAACGACGCGGCCACCGCGCGCTGCGAGGCGGCGGCCGGCCGCGACTACACGCCGTTCCTGAACGCCGGCGGACTGGAGGGCGCCCGGATCGGGATCCCGCGCGCCTTCTATTACGAGCCGGTGGAGGTCGGAGGCGAGACGATCGGCGGCCTGCGCGGCGAAGCGGCGGCGCTCATGGCCGAGGCCATCGCGATCCTCGAGGCGGCGGGCGCGGTCGTCGTGGATCCGGCCGAGATCCCCAGCTTCGTCGATCCGGACCCCGATGCGAACTTCAACACGTGGCCGCTCTGCATCGGCGGGCACCAGGCGAAGGGGTCGGACGAGGGGTGTTCGGTTAACTTCAAGTACGGGATGAAGCGCGATTTCGACGCGTGGCTCGCGTCACTCGGGCCCTCGGCGCCGGTCGGGACGCTGACCGAGCTTCGGGAGTGGAACCTCGCCCACCGCGCTGCCGGGTCGATGAAGTACGAGCAGTCGCGCTACGACATCTCCGATGAGATGGACGTGGAGACGGACCGGGCCAGGAACGCGGCGGACATGGCGAAGGACTCGCTCCTGAGCCAGGAGCGGGGGATCGACGCGGTGCTCGAGGAATACGACCTCGACGCCATTTTCACGCCGGGGAGCCGGGGGGCCGCGCTCGCGGCGAGGGCACAGTACCCGCACATCGTCGTGCCCTTCGGCTTCGTGCCCAACGCGCCGACGCCGGCCTTCCCCGAGGGTTTCGACGCCCGGCCCGCGCCGTTCGGGATCGGGTTCACGGGGGCCGCCTGCAGCGAGCCACGGCTCATCGAACTCGCGTACGCGTTCGAGCAGGCCTCTCTGCGTCGCGTGCCGCCCCAGAGCTTCCCGTGA
- the tesB gene encoding acyl-CoA thioesterase II, whose amino-acid sequence MTYTAQDLVDLFDLEPVERNIYRGQNRDIGSGRIFGGQVLAQSLVAARRTVDNEDRSAHSLHGYFILAGDLEIPVVYFVDRLRDGRSFTTRRVTAIQHGRAIFNMSASFHKTEDGIEHQDTMPDVLPPEALESEIDIIRRQADRVPEPLRSLLTQDRPLDRRPVAPLDPFRPKPDRPVRRAWIRTVGELGDDPLDHQAVLAYASDYGLLRAALVPHGRTFFDRDLMGASLDHAIWFHRPFRVDEWLLYVTESTVASGARAFTRGSFFTREGALVASVAQEGVIRTGGRPASAGTSATAEKPATDEGDDT is encoded by the coding sequence GTGACCTACACCGCACAGGATCTGGTCGATCTGTTCGACCTCGAGCCGGTCGAGCGGAACATCTATCGCGGGCAGAACCGGGACATCGGCTCGGGCCGGATCTTCGGCGGACAGGTACTCGCCCAGTCTCTCGTGGCGGCGCGCCGGACGGTCGACAACGAGGACCGCTCCGCACACTCGCTGCACGGGTACTTCATCCTCGCCGGCGACCTGGAGATCCCGGTCGTCTACTTCGTGGACCGCCTGCGCGACGGACGGAGCTTCACCACGCGGCGCGTGACGGCGATCCAGCACGGCCGCGCGATCTTCAACATGTCCGCCTCCTTCCACAAGACGGAGGACGGCATCGAGCACCAGGATACGATGCCGGATGTGCTGCCGCCGGAAGCGCTCGAGTCGGAGATCGACATCATACGGCGGCAGGCCGACCGCGTCCCCGAGCCGCTCCGCTCCCTGCTCACGCAGGACCGGCCGCTCGACCGCCGCCCCGTTGCCCCGCTGGACCCGTTTCGGCCGAAGCCCGACCGGCCCGTCCGACGCGCCTGGATTCGCACGGTGGGAGAGCTGGGCGATGACCCGCTCGACCACCAGGCCGTACTCGCCTATGCCTCGGACTACGGGCTCCTGCGAGCGGCTCTCGTTCCGCACGGGCGCACCTTCTTCGACCGCGACTTGATGGGCGCCTCGCTCGACCACGCGATCTGGTTCCACCGCCCCTTCCGGGTCGACGAGTGGCTCCTGTACGTGACCGAGAGCACCGTCGCGAGCGGCGCGCGGGCATTTACGCGCGGTAGCTTCTTCACGCGGGAAGGGGCGCTCGTGGCGTCGGTCGCCCAGGAGGGGGTGATCCGAACCGGCGGCCGGCCCGCTTCGGCCGGGACGTCCGCCACGGCCGAAAAGCCCGCAACCGATGAGGGAGACGACACATGA
- a CDS encoding peptidyl-alpha-hydroxyglycine alpha-amidating lyase family protein, with product MTRRTTRLGILFCLIAVAACGGSGDGGGAANADGAAPEPEPVNDLPNPYERLEPWAELPPGAVQWGQVTGVEQGPDGHLYVMHRCFENSCADRPEDPIVKYDMSGRALASWGAGLFNYPHGFHVDHEGNVWATDARGNGELGHQVFKFSSDGELLLTLGQAGVAGLGPDVFNQPTDVLVLPGGDFLVIEGHGEGNDRVVRFNPEGDFLDAWGGPGSGPGQFSTPHAIARDSQGRIFIGDRANNRIQIFLEDGTFLEEWKQFSRPSGIFIDEDDTIYVADSESWGPNNPGWKKGIRVGSARDGSVSYFIEDIESTTIEHSGAEAVGVDSEGNVYGGVVRRRMLEKHVRVR from the coding sequence ATGACACGGCGAACCACACGACTCGGCATCCTCTTCTGTCTCATCGCGGTCGCGGCGTGCGGGGGCTCCGGCGACGGCGGCGGCGCCGCGAACGCGGACGGTGCGGCGCCGGAGCCGGAGCCCGTCAACGACCTGCCCAACCCCTACGAGCGCCTGGAACCCTGGGCGGAACTGCCCCCGGGCGCGGTGCAGTGGGGGCAGGTCACGGGCGTCGAGCAGGGACCCGACGGCCATCTCTACGTTATGCATCGCTGCTTCGAGAACAGCTGCGCCGACCGGCCCGAGGACCCGATCGTCAAGTACGACATGTCCGGACGGGCGCTCGCTTCCTGGGGGGCGGGACTGTTCAACTATCCGCACGGGTTCCACGTCGACCATGAGGGAAACGTCTGGGCGACGGACGCCCGCGGAAACGGCGAACTCGGGCACCAGGTGTTCAAGTTCAGCTCCGATGGCGAACTCCTGCTCACGCTCGGCCAGGCCGGCGTCGCGGGTCTCGGTCCCGACGTATTCAACCAGCCGACGGACGTCCTCGTCCTTCCCGGCGGCGACTTCCTCGTCATCGAGGGTCACGGCGAAGGCAACGATCGCGTCGTGCGCTTCAATCCCGAGGGGGATTTCCTGGATGCATGGGGAGGACCGGGCTCGGGGCCCGGCCAGTTCAGCACGCCGCACGCCATCGCCCGGGATTCGCAGGGACGGATCTTCATCGGGGACCGCGCGAACAACCGCATCCAGATCTTCCTCGAAGACGGAACGTTCCTGGAGGAATGGAAGCAGTTCAGCCGTCCCAGCGGGATCTTCATCGACGAGGACGACACCATCTACGTCGCGGATTCCGAGAGCTGGGGGCCGAACAACCCCGGCTGGAAGAAGGGGATCCGGGTCGGGAGCGCGCGGGACGGGTCGGTCTCGTACTTCATCGAGGACATCGAGTCCACGACGATCGAGCACAGCGGGGCCGAAGCCGTGGGCGTGGATTCGGAGGGCAACGTCTACGGCGGCGTCGTGCGCCGCCGCATGCTCGAGAAGCATGTGCGCGTGAGGTAG
- a CDS encoding carboxypeptidase-like regulatory domain-containing protein → MARTGSKATSVRATAVAALVSVATAGAAAGQETAECGERASLHVLVTEESGALNLPGATVVLRWTGDQVLRPVRDPAGPDGRFSMCVPAAARAATIWAEFGDDSSEEAMVAFEPGTPVEVHLRVLFGDTEPGRVVGRVLDASTEEPVATATVSLVGRPAEVQSDRQGRFALTGVPGGEHLLEVERIGYASLRYQVTVVRGLSTELQVGLVPAPVEMEPLVVTATRPRRLEINGFYDRKYFGELVGGGTYFTLEDIDRRRPLRVSHMLADAPGIRLRCPGSGFRDCWVESRRASGGFTPGGCELSAYLDGSPIPVRELDTLVLPVEVAGIEVYQGAGELPPEFGGYDARCGAVVIWTK, encoded by the coding sequence ATGGCCCGGACGGGATCGAAGGCGACGTCGGTACGAGCAACGGCCGTCGCGGCGCTGGTATCGGTGGCCACGGCCGGTGCGGCCGCGGGCCAGGAGACGGCGGAGTGCGGGGAGCGGGCGTCGCTTCACGTCCTCGTCACGGAGGAGTCCGGGGCGCTCAACCTTCCCGGAGCCACGGTCGTCCTCCGCTGGACCGGCGACCAGGTGCTCAGGCCCGTGCGCGACCCCGCCGGGCCGGACGGGCGCTTCTCGATGTGCGTTCCCGCCGCCGCGCGGGCGGCGACGATATGGGCGGAGTTCGGAGATGATTCCAGCGAGGAGGCGATGGTCGCCTTCGAACCCGGCACGCCGGTCGAAGTCCACCTGCGCGTCCTGTTCGGAGACACCGAGCCGGGAAGGGTCGTGGGCCGCGTGCTCGATGCGTCCACGGAGGAGCCCGTGGCCACGGCCACGGTGTCGCTGGTCGGGCGGCCGGCCGAGGTCCAGAGCGACCGCCAGGGCCGCTTCGCCCTCACCGGTGTGCCCGGCGGGGAGCACCTGCTGGAGGTCGAGAGGATCGGCTACGCTTCCCTCCGCTATCAGGTGACGGTGGTCCGCGGGCTGAGCACGGAACTCCAGGTCGGCCTTGTGCCCGCACCGGTGGAAATGGAACCGCTCGTGGTGACCGCGACGCGACCGCGACGGCTGGAAATCAACGGATTCTACGACCGCAAGTACTTCGGCGAACTGGTCGGCGGGGGCACGTACTTCACGCTCGAGGACATCGACCGGCGGCGCCCGCTCCGCGTCTCGCACATGCTCGCCGACGCGCCCGGCATCCGCCTTCGCTGCCCCGGCTCCGGGTTCCGCGACTGCTGGGTCGAGAGCCGGAGGGCGTCCGGAGGATTCACGCCCGGCGGCTGTGAACTCAGCGCGTATCTCGATGGTTCTCCGATTCCGGTCCGGGAGCTGGACACGCTCGTGTTGCCGGTCGAGGTCGCCGGCATCGAGGTGTACCAGGGGGCCGGCGAGCTGCCGCCGGAGTTCGGCGGATACGACGCGCGCTGCGGGGCCGTGGTGATCTGGACGAAGTAG
- a CDS encoding aminotransferase class III-fold pyridoxal phosphate-dependent enzyme: MTTGPVRTRTLEELAADAAARYAAANPLSQASFERSTNYLPGADTRTVNHYDPFPVTIVRGEGSRLHDLDGHVYVDFLNDYTAGLYGHSNPAIQAAIVEAAGRGLTLGGPSPKQQEFAELICRRFPSVERLRFTNSGTEANLMAVSLARAVTYREGVLVFDGAYHGGPLNFTGPDRRLNVPFPWTVADYNDAESARSLIAERATELACVLVEPMLAGGGCIPGTRVFLNALRDATSRAGVLLIFDEVQTSRLAPGGLQEALDIHADLTTFGKYLGGGASFGAFGGRADLMDRFDPRREHHLSHPGTHNNNSLTMAAGLAGLRDVFTPDAVRRLTVRGDALRAALNGVAAARDAPVQVTGRGSIMTVHFQRTPIRRRADVAHTPMAARDLFQLEMLLAGFYVARRGFVTVSLAHDDEDCDALVAEFDAFLGRHAVAIDAALG, from the coding sequence ATGACGACGGGCCCGGTCCGGACGCGAACGCTGGAGGAACTCGCCGCGGACGCGGCGGCCCGCTACGCGGCGGCGAATCCCCTGAGCCAGGCGAGCTTCGAGCGCTCGACGAACTACCTGCCGGGGGCGGATACGCGAACGGTCAACCACTACGACCCCTTCCCCGTCACCATCGTCCGCGGCGAAGGGTCGCGGCTCCACGACCTCGACGGGCACGTCTACGTCGATTTCCTCAACGACTATACCGCCGGGCTCTACGGCCACTCGAACCCCGCCATCCAGGCCGCGATCGTGGAGGCGGCGGGGAGGGGACTGACCCTGGGCGGGCCGAGCCCGAAGCAGCAGGAGTTCGCCGAACTCATCTGCCGCCGCTTTCCGTCCGTCGAGCGTCTGCGCTTCACGAACTCGGGGACGGAGGCGAACCTCATGGCCGTCAGCCTGGCGCGGGCGGTGACGTATCGTGAGGGCGTGCTCGTGTTCGACGGCGCGTATCACGGCGGGCCCCTGAATTTCACGGGCCCGGACCGTCGTCTCAACGTGCCTTTCCCGTGGACGGTCGCGGACTACAACGACGCCGAATCGGCGCGATCCCTCATCGCGGAACGCGCGACCGAACTCGCCTGCGTGCTCGTCGAGCCGATGCTCGCGGGCGGCGGCTGCATCCCCGGGACACGGGTCTTCCTGAACGCGCTCCGGGATGCGACCAGCCGGGCGGGCGTCCTGCTGATCTTCGACGAGGTCCAGACTTCGCGGCTCGCGCCGGGCGGCCTGCAGGAGGCGCTCGACATCCACGCCGACCTCACGACCTTCGGAAAGTACCTCGGGGGCGGCGCCTCCTTCGGCGCCTTCGGGGGACGCGCCGATCTCATGGACCGCTTCGATCCCCGCCGGGAGCATCACCTCAGCCACCCCGGCACGCACAACAACAACTCGCTGACCATGGCGGCGGGCCTCGCGGGGCTGCGCGACGTGTTCACGCCCGACGCGGTGCGCCGGCTGACGGTGCGGGGAGACGCGCTGCGGGCCGCCCTCAACGGGGTCGCGGCGGCGAGGGACGCGCCCGTGCAGGTGACGGGCCGCGGTTCGATCATGACGGTCCACTTCCAGCGCACGCCGATCCGCCGCCGCGCCGACGTCGCCCACACGCCGATGGCGGCCCGCGACCTCTTCCAACTCGAGATGCTGCTGGCGGGGTTCTACGTTGCCCGCCGGGGGTTCGTCACGGTCTCGCTCGCGCATGATGATGAGGACTGCGACGCGCTGGTCGCGGAATTCGACGCCTTCCTCGGAAGACACGCCGTGGCGATCGACGCCGCGCTCGGCTGA
- a CDS encoding aldo/keto reductase gives MERRKLAHTDLEVSRACMGTMTFGSQTDVDTAAAMVDMCFERGIDFFDTANVYNQGLSEEILGEVLGDRRTAIILASKVCNPMGDPVEYRGLSRDAIRRGIEDSLRRLRTDYLDIYYLHLPDYETPIEESLATLEELRVEGLIHYPATSNYSAWQMCEMLSICEREGWAKPWIAQPMYNLAARGIEQEYLAFTDRCGISNVVYNPLAGGLLTGKQRPEAPLPGTRFDGNRMYLDRFWHDEYFRAVAEVETIAGEANLTPVQLALGWLRAQEGADCIIVGASRIEHLEENLGAFDTPSLDGDVLAACDGVWARLRGPTPAYNR, from the coding sequence GTGGAGAGACGAAAACTCGCCCATACCGACCTCGAAGTGTCCCGCGCCTGCATGGGCACGATGACGTTCGGGTCGCAGACCGATGTCGATACGGCCGCGGCGATGGTGGACATGTGCTTCGAGCGCGGCATCGACTTCTTCGACACCGCAAACGTCTACAACCAGGGCCTGTCGGAGGAGATCCTGGGAGAGGTCCTCGGGGACCGGCGCACGGCGATCATCCTTGCGAGCAAGGTCTGCAACCCCATGGGGGACCCCGTCGAGTACCGAGGCCTTTCGCGCGACGCGATCCGCCGCGGAATCGAGGATTCGCTGCGGCGGCTCCGGACGGACTATCTCGACATCTATTATCTGCATCTGCCGGACTATGAGACGCCCATAGAGGAGAGTCTCGCCACGCTGGAGGAGCTTCGCGTCGAGGGACTCATCCACTATCCGGCGACGTCCAACTACAGCGCGTGGCAGATGTGCGAGATGCTCTCCATCTGCGAGCGCGAGGGGTGGGCGAAGCCGTGGATCGCGCAGCCCATGTACAATCTCGCGGCGCGCGGGATCGAGCAGGAGTACCTCGCCTTCACGGATCGCTGCGGGATCTCGAACGTCGTCTACAATCCGCTCGCCGGAGGACTGCTGACCGGGAAGCAGCGGCCGGAAGCGCCGCTGCCGGGGACGCGCTTCGATGGCAACCGCATGTACCTGGACCGCTTCTGGCACGACGAGTACTTCCGCGCCGTGGCCGAGGTCGAGACCATCGCCGGGGAGGCGAACCTGACGCCGGTGCAGCTCGCGCTGGGGTGGCTACGGGCGCAGGAGGGCGCGGACTGCATCATCGTCGGCGCCTCCCGCATCGAGCACCTCGAGGAGAACCTCGGCGCCTTCGACACACCGTCGCTCGACGGCGACGTGCTGGCCGCCTGCGACGGCGTGTGGGCGCGGCTGCGCGGACCGACGCCCGCCTACAACCGCTGA
- a CDS encoding N(4)-(beta-N-acetylglucosaminyl)-L-asparaginase: MSMDRRDFVRTSAAGLAAAATPGALAADRRTSRASDRPGAPAVRRSRDARPIVVSDLSGIRFNNGGPESSVERAFRGIVEGEDVLDALMAGVNIPENDPTEMGIGYGGLPNADGVVQLDACCMHGPRRWAGGVAALEGVRTPSLVAKAVAELTDHHLLVGAGAQAFARQLGFEIEDDLNTEASRALWLEWRRRIDPGHWLDPRKRLEAGLSMVDDGLIPAHSFWGTTNCNAVNADGDICGVTTTSGLSWKIPGRTGDSPILGAGLYVDNDVGAVGSTGRGEANLYNLSSFLAVEFMRQGMSPLDAGMATLERIQSNTVESRLLNARGLPSFDVRFFLLNKQGETAGVALYGSAETHYAVCTENGAEERPFEGLLEGSPRDA; encoded by the coding sequence ATGAGCATGGATCGGAGAGACTTCGTTCGAACTTCCGCCGCCGGCCTGGCCGCGGCCGCCACGCCCGGCGCCCTGGCCGCCGATCGTCGCACGTCGCGAGCCTCCGATCGTCCGGGGGCTCCCGCTGTTCGCCGCTCACGGGACGCCCGGCCCATCGTCGTCTCCGACCTCAGCGGGATCCGCTTCAACAACGGCGGACCCGAAAGCTCGGTGGAACGCGCCTTCCGCGGCATCGTCGAGGGCGAGGACGTGCTCGACGCCCTCATGGCGGGCGTGAACATCCCGGAGAACGACCCGACGGAGATGGGGATCGGCTACGGCGGGCTGCCCAACGCGGACGGCGTCGTCCAGCTCGATGCCTGCTGCATGCACGGACCCCGGCGCTGGGCCGGCGGCGTCGCGGCGCTGGAGGGCGTCCGCACGCCGTCGCTCGTCGCGAAGGCGGTGGCCGAACTCACCGACCACCACCTGCTGGTCGGGGCCGGCGCGCAGGCGTTCGCCCGCCAGCTCGGGTTCGAGATCGAGGACGACCTCAACACGGAGGCATCGCGCGCCCTGTGGCTCGAATGGCGCCGGCGAATCGACCCCGGCCACTGGCTCGACCCCCGCAAGCGGCTCGAAGCCGGGCTCTCGATGGTCGACGACGGCCTGATCCCCGCCCATTCCTTCTGGGGGACGACGAACTGCAACGCGGTGAACGCGGACGGGGACATCTGCGGCGTCACCACGACGAGCGGCCTCTCGTGGAAGATCCCCGGCCGCACCGGAGACTCCCCGATCCTCGGCGCCGGCCTGTACGTGGACAACGATGTGGGCGCTGTCGGCTCGACGGGCCGGGGCGAGGCGAACCTCTACAACCTCTCGTCCTTCCTCGCCGTCGAGTTCATGCGCCAGGGGATGAGCCCGCTCGACGCGGGCATGGCCACGCTGGAGCGGATCCAGTCGAACACCGTCGAGTCGAGACTCCTCAACGCGCGCGGCCTGCCGAGCTTCGATGTCCGCTTCTTCCTGCTCAACAAGCAGGGGGAGACGGCCGGCGTCGCCCTGTACGGTTCCGCGGAAACGCACTACGCCGTCTGCACCGAAAACGGCGCCGAGGAGCGCCCGTTCGAGGGCTTGCTGGAGGGTTCGCCCCGCGACGCTTAA